A genomic segment from Pseudopipra pipra isolate bDixPip1 chromosome 14, bDixPip1.hap1, whole genome shotgun sequence encodes:
- the LOC135422031 gene encoding hepatocyte nuclear factor 4-beta-like, which yields MKLCQSIMDMDMPDYVDSLDSSYTMLEFDNLRVLPNNTEAIAAESANTNLLPNGVSSLCSICGDRATGKHYGASSCDGCKGFFRRSVRKNHVYSCRFSRQCVIDKDKRNQCRYCRLKKCFRAGMKKEAVQNERDRISIRRSSYEDNGSLSIHVLTQAEAMAQQYLSLSPVHSTDIAMKKVATINDVCESMKQQLLVLVEWAKYIPAFCELPLDDQVALLRAHAGEHLLLGVAKRSIPYTDFLLLGNDFIIPMHCPELEIARVATRILDELVKPLRDIQIDDNEYACLKAIIFFDPDCRGLSEPGKVKNMRFQVQVNLEDYINDRQYDSRGRFSDILLLLPPLQSITWQMIEQVQFMKLFGVARIDSLLQEMLLGGTTVDVQYQSGPPNLNLEPLPGHVLQSNMNSVIHTAPDPSPETSLPSPSTSTGSEDYKLGPSAGPSAVAQLLPQTVMPKQEIL from the exons AGGCCATCGCGGCTGAATCAGCAAACACCAACCTGCTCCCCAACGGTGtcagctccctgtgctccatCTGCGGGGACCGGGCCACCGGCAAACACTACGGGGCCTCCAGCTGTGACGGCTGCAAGGGCTTCTTCAGGAGGAGCGTCCGCAAGAACCACGTCTACTCCTGCAG GTTCAGCCGACAGTGTGTGATAGACAAAGACAAGAGGAACCAGTGCAGGTACTGCAGGCTGAAGAAGTGCTTCAGAGCTGGCATGAAGAAAGAAG CCGTGCAGAACGAGCGCGACAGGATCAGCATCCGCAGGAGCAGCTACGAGGACAACGGCTCCCTCTCCATCCACGTGCTCACCCAGGCTGAGGCCATGGCACAGCAG TATTTATCCCTGAGCCCGGTGCACAGCACGGACATTGCCATGAAGAAGGTTGCAACCATCAATGATGTGTGTGAATCCATGAAACAGCAGCTTCTGGTGCTGGTGGAATGGGCAAAATACATCCCAGCGTTCTGTGAGCTCCCACTTGACGACCAG GTTGCCTTGCTCAGAGCCCATGCAGGGGAGCACTTGCTCCTCGGGGTGGCCAAGCGGTCCATACCATACACTGATTTTCTGTTGTTAG GGAATGATTTCATCATCCCAATGCACTGCCCAGAACTGGAAATCGCTCGTGTGGCCACCAGAATCCTGGACGAGTTGGTGAAGCCCTTGCGGGACATCCAGATCGATGACAACGAGTACGCCTGCCTGAAAGCCATCATCTTCTTTGATCCAG acTGCAGAGGCCTGAGTGAGCCTGGGAAGGTGAAGAACATGCGCTTCCAGGTGCAGGTGAACCTCGAGGATTATATCAACGACCGCCAGTACGACTCCCGGGGCCGCTTCAGCgacatcctcctcctgctgccccccctgCAGAGCATCACCTGGCAGATGATAGAGCAGGTCCAGTTCATGAAGCTCTTTGGAGTAGCCAGGATCGACAGTctgctgcaggagatgctgctgggaG GAACCACCGTTGATGTCCAGTACCAGTCAGGACCTCCCAACCTCAACCTGGAACCGCTGCCAGGACATGTCCTCCAAAGCAACATGAACTCTGTGATTCACACAGCTCCAGACC CATCTCCTGAAACATCCCTTCCATCTCCTTCTACAAGCACAGGCAGTGAAGACTATAAACTAGGCCCTAGCGCAGGACCCAGCGCCGTAGCACAGCTCTTGCCTCAGACAGTGATGCCCAAGCAGGAGATTTTATAG
- the ZDHHC7 gene encoding palmitoyltransferase ZDHHC7, protein MQSSGHRFRDVEHHPLLADNESYDSSSSEADMAERVWFIRDGCGMVCAIMTWLLVVYADFVVTFVMLLPSKDFWYSVINGVLFNCLAVLALSSHLRTMLTDPGAVPKGNATKEYMDNLQLKPGEVIYKCPKCCSIKPERAHHCSICKRCIRKMDHHCPWVNNCVGEKNQRFFVLFTMYIALISAHALVLCGFQFFSCVRGQWTECSDFSPPVTVILMIFLCLEGFLFLTFTAVMFGTQIHSICNDETEIERLKSEKPTWERRLRWEGMKSVFGGQPSLLWINPFAGFRIRRLLLRGKKGGPEFSV, encoded by the exons ATGCAGTCATCAGGGCACAGGTTCCGGGATGTCGAGCACCACCCTCTCCTCGCCGACAATGAGAGCTACGACTCCTCGTCCTCGGAGGCCGACATGGCAGAGAGGGTCTGGTTCATCAGGGATGGCTGTGGGATGGTCTGTGCCATCATGACCTGGCTCCTGGTTGTCTATGCAGACTTTGTAGTGACTTTTGTCATGTTGCTGCCTTCCAAAGACTTTTGGTACTCAGTGATCAACGGGGTTCTCTTTAACTGCTTGGCAGTGCTCGCGTTGTCGTCACATCTGAGGACTATGCTGACGGATCCA GGGGCTGTGCCCAAAGGAAATGCCACTAAAGAATACATGGATAATTTGCAACTGAAACCAGGAGAAGTGATCTACAAATGTCCCAAGTGCTGTAGTATCAAACCTGAGCGTGCACACCATTGCAG tATTTGCAAGCGCTGCATCCGAAAGATGGATCATCACTGCCCCTGGGTGAACAACTGTGTCGGGGAGAAAAACCAGaggttttttgttctgtttacg ATGTACATAGCCCTAATTTCAGCTCATGCTCTCGTGCTCTGTGGGTTCCAGTTCTTCTCCTGTGTCCGAGGGCAATGGACTG AATGCAGTGACTTCTCCCCACCTGTAACTGTGATCCTGATGATCTTCTTGTGCCTTGAGggttttctgtttctcactttCACTGCAGTCATGTTTGGCACCCAAATCCACTCAATATGCAACGATGAAACG GAGATTGAAAGACTGAAGAGTGAAAAGCCAACATGGGAGAGGAGACTCCGCTGGGAAGGGATGAAATCAGTTTTTGGGGGTCAGCCTTCACTCCTGTGGATCAATCCCTTTGCAGGATTTCGGATCAGGCGACTTCTActgagaggaaagaaaggaggacCTGAGTTTTCTGTTTGA